In one window of Micromonospora cathayae DNA:
- a CDS encoding DUF721 domain-containing protein → MSDDRQLPPPRTGPGRSPSGGDASRGGRPGPGGGPAADAPAGPAEPAGPPGPTEPAGPAGPELARAVLDAARARREATAANRRRSVVGGGEGGQRRLRGYSGPGPDPRDPQPLGVVLERLMKARGWQQPAAEATVFGAWERVVGPDVAQHSRPVKLENGELTVEARSTAWATQLRLLAGSLIQQIAREVGHNVVRKLHIHGPAAPSWSRGPRRVRGRGPRDTYG, encoded by the coding sequence GTGTCGGATGACCGGCAGCTTCCGCCGCCCCGGACCGGCCCCGGTCGGAGCCCGTCCGGCGGCGACGCGTCCCGTGGCGGCCGACCCGGCCCGGGGGGCGGTCCGGCTGCCGACGCGCCCGCCGGGCCTGCTGAACCCGCCGGGCCACCTGGGCCTACTGAACCTGCTGGGCCTGCCGGGCCGGAGCTGGCCCGGGCGGTGCTGGACGCGGCACGGGCCCGACGCGAGGCGACCGCGGCCAACCGTCGGCGCAGCGTGGTCGGTGGCGGCGAGGGCGGCCAGCGTCGACTGCGCGGATACTCCGGTCCCGGGCCGGACCCCCGGGACCCGCAGCCGCTCGGTGTGGTGCTGGAGCGGCTGATGAAGGCCCGGGGTTGGCAGCAGCCGGCCGCCGAGGCCACCGTCTTCGGTGCCTGGGAGCGGGTGGTCGGCCCGGACGTCGCCCAGCACAGTCGTCCGGTGAAGCTGGAGAACGGCGAACTCACCGTGGAGGCCCGGTCGACGGCCTGGGCGACACAGCTGCGGCTGCTGGCCGGCTCACTGATCCAGCAGATCGCCCGTGAGGTCGGTCACAACGTGGTGCGCAAACTGCACATCCACGGCCCGGCCGCGCCCTCCTGGTCCCGGGGCCCCCGCCGGGTACGCGGCCGAGGCCCCCGCGACACCTACGGCTGA
- the gyrA gene encoding intein-containing DNA gyrase subunit A translates to MTDTPESTPNEPVTPDAAAAVVQHDRIEPVGLEVEMQRSYLDYAMSVIVGRALPDVRDGLKPVHRKILYAMFDSGYRPDRGYVKCSRVVGDVMGQFHPHGDSAIYDALVRMAQPWSLRYPLVDGNGNFGSPGNDPAAAMRYCIAADVRIRTAEGSVRVDQVVPGAAPSSETDITLKVRDRNGDLAHASKFFHSGEHPTLRLRTREGYELTGTHNHPVLCLVNVAGVPTLLWKLLAEISPGDRVVIQRTVPEEIGYPMLEHVEAAVLAGAFVSEGWVSEGRAGFNNVDREYFVRVLAAYDLAVGGPRYVAQRTIASGSTLHELDVQDLTALRKSVLGELTGARSAAKFVPEFVWQGPAAVKRAFLQALFEGDGSSSLLPRNTIQISYSTRSDRLAREVQQLLLEFGVISKQCRYDDGEIKVVVTNRRDARIFAQQVGFLGRKQAKLESELTAVPATSTALSADHVPFVADFVREHGATRWTERDWLRRHNVDRVERWERDRDEITARITEADVLDVVEPLVDGRFYYAEVDSVVDAGVQPVYSIRVDTDDHSFVSDGFVSHNTECKLDPLAMEMLRDIDEDTVDLQDNYDGRAKEPTILPSRIPNLLINGSEGIAVGMATKIPPHNLREIGAAVQWCLEHPEEDEATTLDALLEIVKGPDFPTHGLIVGTTAIQDAYRTGRGSIRMRAVVEVEEDKRGRPCLVVSELPYQVNPDNLAERIAELIKEGKLGGIADIRDESSGRTGMRIVLVLKRDAVAKVVLNNLYKHTQLQETFGANMLALVDGVPRTLNLAQFIRYYVEHQIEVIRRRTAFRLRKAEERAHILRGLSKALDALDEVIALIRRSPTVEDARQGLIQLLTIDEIQATAILDMQLRRLAALERQRILDDLAKLEIEIADLKDILAKPERQRKIVSEELGEIVAKWGDERRTKIVPFDGEVSMEDLIAREDVVVTITRTGYAKRTKVDLYRSQRRGGKGVSGATLRQDDIVSHFFVCSTHDWILFFTNKGRVYRAKAYELPEASRVAKGQHVANLLAFQPEEQIAQIIEIPDYQVAPYLVLATKNGLVKKTKLEEFDSNRSGGIIAINLRDEDELVGAALVAPSDDLLLVSKNAQAIRFNASDEALRPMGRATSGVIGMRFTDDDVLLAMEVVREGMDVLVATNGGYAKRTPIEEYPVQGRGGKGVLTAKITERRGGLVGAVVINPDDELFAITSNGGVIRTPVKPVRRTRDRNTMGVKLMDLPDGVTIVAIARNADEPDEQD, encoded by the coding sequence GTGACCGATACTCCCGAGTCCACCCCCAACGAACCGGTGACCCCGGACGCCGCCGCCGCGGTCGTGCAGCACGACCGGATCGAACCGGTCGGCCTCGAGGTGGAGATGCAGCGCTCCTACCTCGACTACGCGATGAGCGTCATCGTCGGACGGGCGCTGCCGGACGTCCGGGACGGGCTCAAGCCGGTCCACCGCAAGATCCTTTACGCCATGTTCGACTCCGGCTACCGGCCGGACCGCGGCTACGTGAAGTGCTCCCGGGTCGTCGGCGACGTGATGGGTCAGTTCCACCCGCACGGTGACTCGGCGATCTACGACGCGCTGGTCCGGATGGCGCAGCCCTGGTCACTGCGGTACCCGCTGGTCGACGGCAACGGCAACTTCGGCTCCCCCGGCAACGATCCGGCTGCGGCCATGAGGTACTGTATTGCGGCCGATGTCCGGATTCGTACCGCTGAGGGGTCGGTGCGGGTCGACCAGGTCGTGCCCGGCGCAGCCCCGAGCAGCGAGACCGACATCACGCTCAAGGTCCGCGACCGCAACGGTGACCTGGCGCACGCCTCGAAGTTCTTCCACTCCGGCGAGCACCCGACGCTGCGGCTGCGCACCCGCGAGGGGTACGAGCTGACCGGTACCCACAACCACCCGGTGCTCTGCCTGGTGAACGTGGCCGGCGTGCCCACCCTGCTCTGGAAGCTGCTCGCCGAGATCTCCCCCGGGGACCGGGTGGTCATCCAGCGGACGGTGCCGGAGGAGATCGGCTACCCGATGCTGGAGCACGTCGAGGCCGCCGTCCTCGCCGGCGCGTTCGTCAGCGAGGGCTGGGTCTCCGAGGGCCGGGCCGGCTTCAACAACGTCGACCGGGAGTACTTCGTCCGGGTGCTGGCCGCCTATGACCTCGCGGTCGGCGGCCCCCGCTACGTCGCCCAGCGCACCATCGCCTCCGGCAGCACCCTGCACGAGCTGGACGTCCAGGACCTGACCGCGCTGCGCAAGAGCGTCCTCGGTGAGCTGACCGGGGCGCGCAGTGCGGCGAAGTTCGTGCCCGAGTTCGTCTGGCAGGGGCCGGCGGCGGTCAAGCGCGCGTTCCTCCAGGCGCTCTTCGAGGGGGACGGCTCCTCGTCGCTGCTGCCCCGAAACACCATCCAGATCTCGTACTCGACCCGCAGCGACCGGCTGGCCCGCGAGGTCCAGCAGCTCCTGCTGGAGTTCGGCGTGATCAGCAAGCAGTGCCGGTACGACGATGGTGAGATCAAGGTCGTGGTGACCAACCGCCGCGACGCCCGGATCTTCGCCCAGCAGGTCGGTTTCCTCGGCCGTAAGCAGGCCAAGCTGGAGTCCGAGTTGACGGCTGTGCCGGCCACCAGTACCGCGCTCTCCGCCGACCACGTCCCGTTCGTGGCCGACTTCGTCCGGGAGCACGGCGCCACCCGCTGGACCGAGCGGGACTGGCTGCGCCGGCACAACGTCGACCGGGTGGAGCGCTGGGAGCGGGACCGCGACGAGATCACCGCCCGGATCACCGAGGCTGACGTGCTCGACGTGGTCGAGCCGCTGGTGGACGGGCGCTTCTACTACGCCGAGGTGGACTCGGTGGTGGACGCGGGCGTCCAGCCGGTCTACAGCATCCGGGTCGACACCGACGACCACTCGTTCGTCTCGGACGGCTTCGTCAGCCACAACACCGAATGCAAGCTGGACCCGCTGGCGATGGAGATGCTGCGGGACATCGACGAGGACACCGTCGACCTCCAGGACAACTACGACGGCCGGGCCAAGGAGCCCACCATCCTGCCGTCCCGGATCCCGAACCTGCTGATCAACGGTTCCGAGGGCATCGCGGTCGGCATGGCCACCAAGATCCCGCCGCACAACCTGCGGGAGATCGGCGCGGCGGTGCAGTGGTGCCTGGAGCACCCGGAGGAGGACGAGGCCACCACCCTCGACGCGCTGCTGGAGATCGTCAAGGGTCCGGACTTCCCGACCCACGGCCTGATCGTCGGTACCACGGCCATCCAGGACGCGTACCGCACCGGGCGGGGCTCGATCCGGATGCGCGCGGTGGTCGAGGTCGAGGAGGACAAGCGGGGTCGTCCCTGCCTGGTGGTCAGCGAGCTGCCGTACCAGGTCAACCCGGACAACCTGGCCGAGCGGATCGCCGAGCTGATCAAGGAGGGCAAGCTCGGCGGCATCGCCGACATCCGGGACGAGTCCTCCGGGCGTACCGGTATGCGGATCGTGCTGGTGCTCAAGCGCGACGCGGTCGCCAAGGTGGTGCTGAACAACCTCTACAAGCACACCCAGCTCCAGGAGACCTTCGGCGCGAACATGCTGGCCCTGGTCGACGGGGTGCCGCGCACGCTGAACCTGGCCCAGTTCATCCGGTACTACGTCGAGCACCAGATCGAGGTGATCCGGCGGCGGACGGCGTTCCGGCTGCGCAAGGCCGAGGAGCGGGCGCACATCCTGCGCGGTCTGTCGAAGGCGCTAGACGCGCTGGACGAGGTGATCGCCCTGATCCGGCGCTCGCCCACCGTCGAGGACGCCCGGCAGGGCCTGATCCAGCTGCTGACCATCGACGAGATCCAGGCCACCGCGATCCTGGACATGCAGCTGCGCCGGCTGGCCGCCCTGGAGCGGCAGCGGATCCTGGACGACCTGGCCAAGCTCGAGATCGAGATCGCCGACCTGAAGGACATCCTGGCGAAGCCGGAGCGGCAGCGGAAGATCGTCTCCGAGGAGTTGGGCGAGATCGTCGCCAAGTGGGGCGACGAGCGGCGGACCAAGATCGTGCCGTTCGACGGCGAGGTCTCGATGGAGGACCTGATCGCCCGCGAGGACGTGGTGGTGACCATCACCCGCACCGGGTACGCCAAGCGGACCAAGGTGGATCTGTACCGCTCGCAGCGGCGGGGCGGCAAGGGGGTCAGTGGCGCCACGCTGCGGCAGGACGACATCGTCAGCCACTTCTTCGTATGCTCCACCCACGACTGGATCCTGTTCTTCACCAACAAGGGGCGGGTGTACCGGGCCAAGGCGTACGAACTCCCGGAGGCCAGTAGGGTGGCGAAGGGCCAACACGTGGCCAATCTGCTCGCCTTCCAACCGGAGGAGCAGATCGCACAGATCATTGAGATCCCGGACTACCAGGTAGCGCCCTATCTGGTACTCGCCACGAAGAACGGCCTGGTGAAGAAGACGAAGCTCGAGGAGTTCGACTCCAACCGCTCGGGCGGCATCATCGCGATCAACCTGCGTGATGAGGACGAGCTGGTCGGTGCTGCCCTGGTCGCGCCCTCCGACGACCTGCTGCTGGTCTCGAAGAACGCCCAGGCGATCCGGTTCAACGCGTCCGACGAGGCGCTGCGGCCGATGGGCCGGGCGACCTCCGGCGTGATCGGCATGCGGTTCACCGACGACGACGTCCTGCTCGCCATGGAGGTCGTCCGGGAGGGCATGGACGTCCTGGTGGCGACGAACGGGGGATATGCGAAACGGACCCCCATCGAGGAATACCCGGTGCAGGGCCGGGGAGGTAAGGGCGTGTTGACTGCGAAGATCACCGAGCGACGCGGTGGTCTGGTCGGCGCTGTCGTGATCAATCCGGACGACGAGTTGTTCGCGATCACCAGCAACGGTGGCGTCATCCGGACTCCGGTGAAGCCTGTACGCCGTACGCGTGATCGGAACACAATGGGGGTCAAGCTGATGGACCTCCCGGACGGCGTAACTATCGTGGCGATTGCTCGCAATGCCGACGAGCCTGACGAACAGGACTAG
- a CDS encoding DLW-39 family protein, which yields MIKKLLFLVGVVGVAVVVAQKIKASNDERALWHEATTAPDLR from the coding sequence ATGATCAAGAAGCTGCTGTTCCTGGTCGGCGTGGTTGGTGTAGCGGTTGTCGTGGCCCAGAAGATCAAGGCCTCGAACGACGAGCGCGCCCTGTGGCACGAGGCCACTACCGCTCCCGACCTGCGGTAA
- a CDS encoding CBS domain-containing protein, with translation MPTARELMTNDVTCIGAQDDLKTAARRMAELGVGSLPICGTDSRLKGMLTDRDIVVRVLAEGRDPGSVTAGELAQGEAVTIGADDDAAEILRTMAKHKVRRLPVVDGHDLVGIVAVADVARSLPEQPVGDLIEAISEHH, from the coding sequence ATGCCGACCGCACGTGAACTCATGACCAACGACGTGACCTGCATCGGTGCGCAGGACGACCTGAAGACCGCCGCCCGCCGGATGGCCGAACTCGGCGTCGGTTCGCTGCCGATCTGCGGCACCGACAGCCGCCTGAAGGGCATGCTGACCGACCGGGACATCGTGGTGCGGGTGCTCGCCGAGGGGCGGGACCCGGGCAGCGTCACCGCCGGCGAGCTGGCCCAGGGCGAGGCCGTCACCATCGGCGCGGACGACGACGCGGCCGAGATCCTGCGGACCATGGCCAAGCACAAGGTACGCCGGCTGCCGGTCGTCGACGGCCACGACCTCGTCGGCATCGTGGCGGTCGCCGACGTGGCCCGCTCGCTGCCGGAGCAGCCGGTGGGCGACCTGATCGAGGCGATCTCGGAGCACCACTGA
- a CDS encoding DUF3566 domain-containing protein, with protein MTETQAKSGNKGTSAKPVDEDAAKGGAPATGRAAVGRATVPADAPAPKFTRAPGMTPPPDKPAADEAGKGDRTEALSVDAPTSAGMTPVAGGARPASTTQPIATRAGQASTGTQPRVTAPTAPDTARPGAARPNGGGLPPGVGGASAVGAARVNDAVRAARTSVSSAASRGPRRARLNLKRIDPWSVMKFAFAVSVVLFIVVVVATSVLYLALDAMGVFQSVNESLADLVNAGGGQSSDGFQITAKGVILSSALLGLVNVVLFTALATLGAFVYNVCADLVGGIELTLAERD; from the coding sequence ATGACGGAGACACAGGCGAAGTCGGGGAACAAGGGGACCTCGGCCAAACCGGTCGACGAGGATGCCGCGAAGGGCGGTGCACCCGCGACCGGCCGCGCCGCTGTGGGCCGGGCCACGGTCCCCGCTGACGCGCCTGCCCCGAAGTTCACCCGGGCCCCGGGGATGACACCGCCGCCGGACAAGCCGGCCGCCGACGAGGCGGGCAAGGGCGACCGGACCGAGGCGCTCAGCGTCGACGCGCCGACATCGGCCGGGATGACACCGGTGGCGGGCGGTGCCCGTCCGGCGTCGACGACACAGCCGATCGCGACCCGGGCCGGCCAGGCGTCGACAGGTACCCAACCCCGGGTGACGGCGCCCACCGCGCCGGACACCGCCCGTCCCGGCGCGGCCCGCCCGAACGGCGGCGGGTTGCCGCCGGGCGTCGGCGGGGCGTCGGCGGTCGGGGCCGCCCGGGTCAACGACGCGGTACGCGCGGCGCGCACCTCGGTCAGTTCCGCCGCGTCCCGTGGGCCGCGTCGGGCCCGGCTGAACCTCAAGCGGATCGACCCGTGGTCCGTGATGAAGTTCGCGTTCGCCGTCTCCGTAGTGCTGTTCATCGTCGTGGTGGTCGCCACCTCGGTGCTCTACCTCGCGCTGGACGCCATGGGCGTGTTCCAGAGCGTCAACGAGAGCCTCGCCGACCTGGTCAACGCCGGTGGCGGGCAGAGCAGCGACGGGTTCCAGATCACCGCCAAGGGCGTGATCCTCAGCTCGGCGCTGCTCGGGCTGGTCAACGTCGTACTGTTCACGGCGCTCGCCACGCTCGGGGCGTTCGTCTACAACGTCTGCGCCGACCTGGTCGGCGGGATCGAGCTCACCCTCGCCGAGCGGGACTGA
- a CDS encoding DUF952 domain-containing protein translates to MLIYKILLPAEWTEFEATGLFEGSPFDRSSGFVHCSSRQQVGATAVRVFEQEPALVVAALDTNLLGDAVRWEDAPDGGSFPHVYSALPLSAVAAVYRVAGASSVDTVLPED, encoded by the coding sequence ATGCTGATCTACAAGATCCTTCTGCCTGCGGAATGGACTGAGTTCGAGGCCACTGGACTCTTCGAGGGCTCGCCGTTCGACCGCAGCAGCGGTTTCGTGCACTGTTCTTCCCGCCAGCAGGTGGGTGCCACCGCCGTGCGGGTGTTCGAGCAGGAGCCGGCACTCGTGGTCGCCGCTCTCGACACGAACCTGCTCGGAGATGCTGTGCGTTGGGAGGACGCTCCCGACGGCGGATCCTTCCCGCACGTGTACTCGGCTCTGCCCCTCAGCGCTGTTGCTGCGGTCTATCGGGTGGCCGGGGCATCGTCGGTGGACACGGTGCTGCCCGAGGACTAG
- a CDS encoding class I SAM-dependent DNA methyltransferase, with protein sequence MNPKQVRQAYASVAELYVELFGTRQQVHADDLAFIGRHLAGRPGPVLDLGCGPGHLTDHLRSLGVDATGIDLVPEFIAHARAAHPGGNYQLGSLDSLAVADHSVTGILAWYSLIHLPPDDLDGVLAEFRRAMVPAGALVLGFFVGDEVAAFDHKVVTAYRWPADEFSRRLAQAGFTEVERLQRPADGTHRPHAAIAAVATEG encoded by the coding sequence GTGAACCCGAAGCAGGTCCGGCAGGCGTACGCGTCCGTCGCGGAGCTCTACGTCGAGCTGTTCGGTACCCGGCAGCAGGTGCACGCCGACGACCTCGCCTTCATCGGGCGACATCTGGCGGGTCGGCCCGGCCCGGTACTCGACCTGGGCTGCGGGCCCGGACACCTCACCGATCACCTTCGCTCGCTGGGCGTCGACGCGACGGGAATCGACCTGGTCCCCGAGTTCATCGCCCATGCCCGGGCAGCCCACCCAGGCGGCAACTACCAGCTCGGGTCACTGGACAGTCTGGCCGTCGCCGACCACTCCGTCACCGGCATCCTCGCCTGGTACTCGTTGATCCACCTGCCACCGGACGATCTCGACGGTGTGCTCGCGGAGTTCCGGCGAGCGATGGTGCCGGCCGGAGCGTTGGTGCTCGGTTTCTTCGTCGGAGACGAGGTCGCCGCCTTCGACCACAAGGTCGTGACCGCCTACCGTTGGCCCGCCGACGAGTTCTCCCGGCGGCTGGCGCAAGCCGGATTCACGGAAGTCGAGCGCCTACAGCGCCCCGCCGACGGCACCCATCGGCCACACGCCGCCATCGCGGCAGTCGCAACAGAAGGGTGA
- a CDS encoding GNAT family N-acetyltransferase, translating to MADLGPVDWPPAPIRTERLVLREPEARDRAAFIELFASSEVGAYIGGPRPQDELERAVPEVPRRRPGLFVVDLDGAMIGMVTLDRRDAERPGHVLPDAGKVGLGYLFLPTAWGHGYAVEACAAALDWFAGVLPDEPVVLCTQTANDRSMRLAAKLGFTEAERFEEYGAEQWFGVRLP from the coding sequence ATGGCCGACCTCGGACCCGTCGACTGGCCACCTGCCCCGATCAGGACCGAACGGCTGGTGCTCCGTGAGCCGGAGGCCCGGGACCGTGCGGCGTTCATCGAGCTGTTCGCCTCGTCAGAGGTGGGCGCCTACATCGGTGGCCCCCGGCCGCAGGACGAACTCGAACGCGCGGTTCCCGAGGTACCCCGGCGACGCCCTGGCCTTTTCGTGGTCGATCTCGATGGGGCGATGATCGGCATGGTCACGCTGGACCGGCGCGACGCGGAGCGCCCTGGTCACGTTCTTCCGGACGCCGGGAAGGTGGGACTCGGCTACCTGTTCCTGCCGACAGCGTGGGGACACGGATACGCCGTCGAGGCGTGCGCGGCGGCCCTCGACTGGTTCGCCGGCGTGCTTCCCGACGAGCCGGTGGTGCTCTGTACCCAGACCGCCAACGACCGCTCGATGCGTCTCGCGGCGAAGCTGGGGTTCACCGAGGCGGAGCGGTTCGAGGAGTACGGTGCCGAGCAGTGGTTTGGTGTGCGGTTGCCGTAA
- a CDS encoding GAP family protein, with translation MNLLSVLPLAVVMVAGPQLIAAIFLASSRTAKRSSLAYLTGAALAVVVALTIWYVVFRAVRHTGDGTGGDRTRHLIDWVVLVVLLMLMVLVYARRKHSQPPKWMGRLEEARPGFAFGLGLLLFAAMPSDQATMLSVAASLAGHDRPWWHLLPFTVLTLVLLSLPLLALLVLGQRALAVLPRIRDWANAHSWLVSEAVILIFLALVVADLFK, from the coding sequence GTGAATCTGCTGAGCGTCCTGCCGCTGGCCGTGGTGATGGTCGCGGGTCCTCAGCTCATCGCCGCGATCTTCCTGGCCTCCAGCCGGACGGCGAAGCGCAGTTCGCTCGCCTATCTGACGGGTGCCGCACTCGCCGTCGTGGTCGCCCTGACGATCTGGTACGTCGTCTTCCGTGCGGTACGGCACACCGGCGACGGCACCGGCGGTGACCGGACCCGGCACCTGATCGACTGGGTGGTCCTGGTCGTCCTGCTGATGCTGATGGTGCTGGTGTACGCCCGGCGGAAGCACAGTCAGCCGCCGAAGTGGATGGGCCGGCTGGAGGAGGCCCGACCCGGATTCGCGTTCGGGCTGGGCCTCCTGCTGTTCGCCGCCATGCCCAGTGACCAGGCCACCATGCTGTCGGTCGCGGCCAGCCTGGCCGGACACGACCGGCCGTGGTGGCACCTGCTGCCGTTCACCGTCCTGACCCTGGTGCTGCTCTCGCTTCCGTTGCTGGCGCTGCTCGTTCTCGGTCAGCGTGCCCTGGCCGTGCTGCCCAGGATCCGGGACTGGGCCAACGCGCACTCCTGGCTGGTCAGCGAGGCGGTGATCCTCATCTTCCTCGCCCTCGTCGTCGCCGACCTGTTCAAGTGA
- the gyrB gene encoding DNA topoisomerase (ATP-hydrolyzing) subunit B, whose protein sequence is MADQNKQEYGAESITVLEGLEAVRKRPGMYIGSTGERGLHHLVWEVVDNAVDEALAGHCDTIDVVLLADGGVRVTDNGRGFPVDLHPKLKKPGVEVALTVLHAGGKFDGKAYAVSGGLHGVGVSVVNALSTKMAVEIHKSGFVWRQQYANSKPSPLEKGETTDRTGSAVAFWPDPDVFETVDFDFQTIYRRLQEMAFLNRGLTIHLLDERVPEGEDGKQREVTFCYKGGIADFVRHLNASKNPIHKTVVEFGAEEEGMSVEIAMQWNESYGESVYTFANTINTHEGGTHEEGFRAALTGIVNKYGAEKKLLKADEKLSGEDIREGLAAIISVKLANPQFEGQTKTKLGNTPVKSFVLRVCNEWLVDWFDRNPAEAKVIITKASQAARARIAAQQARKLARRKSLLESGSMPGKLADCQSTDPRESEVFIVEGDSAGGSAKQGRDPRTQAILPIRGKILNVEKARIDRVLKNNEVQALITALGTGIHDDFDMEKLRYHKVVLMADADVDGQHIQTLLLTLLFRFMRPLVELGHVYLAAPPLYKIKWNKKGDDAQYAYSDRERDGLIALRQQKKPNAKPDDIQRFKGLGEMNYPELWETTMNPATRTLRQVTLDDAAVADELFSVLMGEDVEARRSFIQRNAKDVRFLDI, encoded by the coding sequence GTGGCAGACCAGAACAAGCAGGAGTACGGCGCCGAGTCGATCACCGTCCTCGAGGGTCTGGAGGCGGTCCGGAAGCGGCCCGGCATGTACATCGGGTCCACCGGGGAACGTGGTCTGCACCACCTTGTCTGGGAGGTCGTCGACAACGCGGTCGACGAGGCCCTGGCCGGTCACTGCGACACCATCGACGTGGTCCTCCTCGCCGACGGCGGGGTCCGGGTCACCGACAACGGCCGTGGCTTCCCGGTCGACCTGCACCCCAAGCTGAAGAAGCCCGGCGTCGAGGTGGCGCTGACCGTGCTGCACGCCGGCGGCAAGTTCGACGGCAAGGCGTACGCGGTCTCCGGCGGCCTGCACGGTGTCGGCGTGTCCGTCGTGAACGCGCTCTCCACGAAGATGGCCGTCGAGATCCACAAGTCCGGTTTCGTCTGGCGGCAGCAGTACGCCAACTCCAAGCCGTCCCCGCTGGAGAAGGGCGAGACCACCGACCGCACCGGTTCGGCGGTCGCCTTCTGGCCGGACCCGGACGTCTTCGAGACGGTCGACTTCGACTTCCAGACCATCTACCGGCGGCTCCAGGAGATGGCCTTCCTCAACCGGGGCCTGACCATCCACCTGCTCGACGAGCGCGTCCCGGAGGGCGAGGACGGCAAGCAGCGCGAGGTCACCTTCTGCTACAAGGGCGGCATCGCGGACTTCGTCCGGCACCTCAACGCGTCGAAGAACCCGATCCACAAGACGGTGGTCGAGTTCGGTGCCGAGGAGGAGGGCATGTCGGTCGAGATCGCCATGCAGTGGAACGAGTCGTACGGCGAGTCGGTCTACACCTTCGCGAACACCATCAACACCCACGAGGGCGGCACCCACGAGGAGGGCTTCCGGGCCGCGCTGACCGGCATCGTGAACAAGTACGGTGCCGAGAAGAAGCTGCTGAAGGCCGACGAGAAGCTCTCCGGCGAGGACATCCGCGAGGGGCTCGCCGCGATCATCTCGGTGAAGCTGGCGAACCCGCAGTTCGAGGGGCAGACCAAGACCAAGCTCGGCAACACCCCGGTGAAGAGTTTCGTGCTCCGGGTCTGCAACGAGTGGCTGGTCGACTGGTTCGACCGGAACCCGGCCGAGGCCAAGGTGATCATCACCAAGGCGTCCCAGGCCGCCCGGGCCCGGATCGCCGCCCAGCAGGCCCGCAAGCTGGCCCGCCGCAAGTCGCTGCTGGAGTCCGGCTCGATGCCGGGCAAGCTGGCCGACTGCCAGTCCACCGACCCGCGGGAGTCCGAGGTCTTCATCGTCGAGGGTGACTCGGCGGGTGGTTCGGCCAAGCAGGGCCGTGACCCGCGTACCCAGGCGATCCTGCCGATCCGGGGCAAGATCCTGAACGTGGAGAAGGCCCGGATCGACCGGGTGCTGAAGAACAACGAGGTCCAGGCGCTGATCACCGCGCTGGGCACCGGCATCCACGACGACTTCGACATGGAGAAGCTGCGGTACCACAAGGTGGTGCTGATGGCCGACGCCGACGTGGACGGCCAGCACATCCAGACCCTGCTGCTGACCCTGCTGTTCCGCTTCATGCGTCCGCTGGTCGAGCTGGGGCACGTCTACCTGGCCGCCCCGCCGCTCTACAAGATCAAGTGGAACAAGAAGGGCGACGACGCCCAGTACGCCTACTCCGACCGGGAGCGGGACGGGCTGATCGCGCTGCGGCAGCAGAAGAAGCCGAACGCCAAGCCGGACGACATCCAGCGGTTCAAGGGTCTCGGCGAGATGAACTATCCCGAGCTGTGGGAAACCACCATGAACCCGGCGACCCGTACGTTGCGTCAGGTGACGCTCGACGACGCGGCGGTGGCCGACGAGCTGTTCAGCGTACTGATGGGTGAGGACGTCGAAGCCCGCCGCTCGTTCATCCAGCGCAACGCCAAGGACGTGCGGTTCCTGGACATCTGA